In Frondihabitans sp. PAMC 28766, a genomic segment contains:
- a CDS encoding glycoside hydrolase family 2 protein: MTDSTATPRADYPRPQFTRERWLNLNGQWGFEFDPGDSGLERGLLQGDRELQRQITVPFAPESELSGIGDVDFHPAVWYRRSVTVPADWADDRILVHFGAVDHDTTVWMLAEGQEAQEVGRHRGGFTSFTFDLTARAGVEAGDTIDLIVRARDSKDAPQARGKQSTEYANHDADYTRTTGIWQTVWLEPVPTVAILRPRITPDLESGTFTVEVPIGAGHANGLRGGRVRVTVSDDEGEIESQDARADLTLTPRLTIEIPDARVRPWSIGDPYLYGLRIELLSAHGDVVDTVGSYAGLRSIAIDGQAILINGERVFQRLVLDQGLYSDGLLTAPSDADLVRDIELSMRAGFNGARLHQKVFEERFLYHADRLGYLVWGEFGDWGAKTTGPSDDRQQPDASFVAEWLEALERDYSHPAIVGWCPLNETRQHLSDRITVLDDVTRAMFLATKAMDTTRPVLDASGYAHRVYETDVYDNHSYDQDPVSFGATMDLLDPVARTAYISTEDDDGMPRPDLRQWSLPYNAQPYFCSEFGGIWWNAAVASAVASAAADAPAQSGTTSWGYGERVHTIEEFYERFEGLVTALLDNEHMFGYCYTQLTAVFQEQNGVYDFDRSDKFDIERIAAVQRRPAAIEVAARSSAAV, translated from the coding sequence ATGACCGACAGCACCGCGACCCCGCGCGCCGACTATCCCCGCCCCCAGTTCACCCGCGAACGGTGGCTGAACCTCAACGGGCAGTGGGGGTTCGAGTTCGATCCGGGCGATTCCGGGCTCGAGCGCGGGCTGCTGCAGGGCGACCGCGAGCTGCAGAGGCAGATCACGGTGCCGTTCGCACCGGAGAGCGAGCTGAGCGGAATCGGCGACGTCGACTTCCACCCCGCGGTCTGGTATCGCCGGAGCGTGACGGTGCCAGCCGACTGGGCGGATGATCGCATCCTGGTGCATTTCGGGGCGGTCGACCACGACACCACCGTGTGGATGCTGGCAGAGGGCCAGGAGGCGCAGGAGGTCGGCCGCCACCGTGGCGGCTTCACCAGCTTCACCTTCGACCTCACCGCGAGGGCAGGCGTCGAGGCCGGCGACACGATCGACCTGATCGTGCGCGCCCGCGACTCGAAGGACGCGCCGCAGGCTCGCGGCAAGCAGTCCACCGAATACGCCAACCACGACGCCGACTACACGCGCACCACGGGCATCTGGCAGACGGTCTGGCTCGAGCCGGTGCCGACCGTCGCGATCCTGCGCCCCCGCATCACGCCCGACCTCGAGAGCGGCACGTTCACGGTCGAGGTGCCGATCGGCGCCGGGCACGCGAACGGGCTGCGCGGTGGCCGCGTGCGCGTCACCGTGAGCGACGACGAGGGCGAGATCGAGTCGCAGGATGCCAGGGCCGATCTGACCCTGACGCCTCGCCTCACCATCGAGATCCCCGACGCCCGCGTGCGGCCCTGGTCGATCGGCGACCCGTACCTCTACGGGCTCCGCATCGAGCTGCTGTCGGCCCACGGCGACGTCGTCGACACCGTCGGCAGCTACGCGGGCCTCCGCAGCATCGCGATCGACGGTCAAGCGATCCTCATCAACGGCGAGCGGGTCTTCCAGCGGCTCGTGCTCGACCAGGGCCTTTACTCTGACGGGCTGCTGACGGCACCGAGCGACGCCGACCTGGTCCGCGACATCGAGCTGTCGATGCGCGCCGGGTTCAACGGGGCGCGCCTGCACCAGAAGGTCTTCGAAGAGCGGTTCCTGTATCACGCCGATCGCCTCGGCTACCTCGTCTGGGGCGAGTTCGGCGACTGGGGCGCCAAGACCACCGGGCCCTCCGACGACCGGCAGCAGCCCGACGCCTCATTCGTCGCAGAGTGGCTGGAGGCACTGGAGCGCGACTACTCGCATCCTGCGATCGTCGGCTGGTGCCCTCTCAACGAGACCCGCCAACACCTGTCCGACCGGATCACCGTGCTCGACGACGTCACCCGGGCGATGTTCCTCGCGACGAAGGCGATGGACACCACGCGCCCGGTGCTCGACGCCTCGGGCTACGCGCACCGCGTCTACGAGACCGACGTCTACGACAACCACAGCTACGACCAGGATCCCGTGTCGTTCGGCGCCACGATGGACCTGCTCGACCCTGTCGCGCGCACGGCGTACATCAGCACCGAAGACGACGACGGTATGCCGCGGCCCGATCTGCGGCAGTGGAGCCTGCCGTACAACGCGCAGCCGTACTTCTGCAGCGAGTTCGGCGGGATCTGGTGGAACGCGGCGGTCGCTTCGGCTGTCGCTTCGGCTGCCGCCGACGCGCCGGCCCAGTCGGGCACGACGTCGTGGGGCTACGGCGAGCGGGTGCACACCATCGAGGAGTTCTACGAGCGCTTCGAGGGGCTCGTCACGGCGCTGCTCGACAACGAGCACATGTTCGGCTACTGCTACACGCAACTGACCGCCGTCTTCCAAGAGCAGAACGGCGTCTACGACTTCGATCGCAGCGACAAGTTCGACATCGAGCGGATCGCCGCCGTCCAGCGCCGTCCTGCCGCGATCGAGGTCGCCGCGCGGTCGTCCGCCGCTGTGTGA
- a CDS encoding heme-binding protein, protein MFTLDDIDAQLDELQFETFDQEAAYALGTLAAEIVRERELALAVQIVIGDHIVYKAALGGVEEQTTSWLRRKSNVAKREKTASLAVRLREEAAGNELEINDEFAVSGGSFPLIVGGEIIGTITGSGEPDVVDHDVVTSALRSYLAN, encoded by the coding sequence GTGTTCACCCTCGACGACATCGACGCCCAGCTGGACGAGCTCCAGTTCGAGACGTTCGATCAGGAGGCCGCGTACGCGCTCGGCACCCTCGCCGCCGAGATCGTCCGCGAGCGCGAGCTCGCCCTCGCCGTGCAGATCGTGATCGGCGACCACATCGTCTACAAGGCGGCGCTCGGCGGGGTCGAAGAGCAGACGACGTCGTGGCTGCGCCGCAAGTCGAACGTCGCGAAGCGCGAGAAGACGGCGTCGCTCGCCGTGCGCCTCCGCGAAGAGGCCGCCGGCAACGAGCTCGAGATCAACGACGAGTTCGCGGTGTCGGGCGGGTCGTTCCCGCTCATCGTCGGTGGCGAGATCATCGGCACGATCACCGGCTCGGGCGAACCCGACGTCGTCGACCACGACGTCGTCACCAGCGCGCTGCGCAGCTACCTCGCGAACTAG
- a CDS encoding NADPH:quinone oxidoreductase family protein has translation MRAVVIETLEGPDAARLTEFPAPEGSHERAKGERVVVEVHAAGLSVIDNLQARGQYQYGTAVPYVLGSEVAGVVTSSESSEFAVGDRVGGIVFWGGVADECLIAPEYAVRLPPSMSFADGAAVYLNYSTAWFAYHRAGVEPGQTVLVQGAAGGVGSAVLDLAAAFGARAIAVVSTDEKEAIARRAGAAEVVRSDGDWLAEVKELTGGHGVDVVFDPVGGDRFTDSLRALRTGGTLVVIGFVGGLIPTVKVNRLLLRNLRVTGISMDTMDAEYPGTLRLVRDSVQALLDEGRIHPIVGATYPMAQADDALHALEQRSTFGKVVVEVRP, from the coding sequence GTGAGAGCCGTCGTCATCGAGACCCTGGAAGGGCCCGACGCGGCCCGACTGACCGAGTTCCCGGCGCCGGAAGGCAGCCACGAGCGCGCGAAGGGCGAGCGAGTTGTCGTCGAGGTGCACGCGGCAGGGCTCAGCGTGATCGACAACCTGCAGGCGCGCGGGCAGTACCAGTACGGCACAGCGGTGCCCTACGTGCTCGGCAGCGAGGTGGCCGGTGTGGTCACGTCGTCCGAGTCGAGCGAGTTCGCAGTCGGCGACCGCGTCGGTGGGATCGTCTTCTGGGGCGGGGTCGCCGACGAGTGTCTGATCGCGCCCGAGTATGCGGTGCGTTTGCCCCCGAGTATGAGCTTCGCCGACGGCGCCGCGGTCTACCTCAACTACTCGACGGCCTGGTTCGCGTACCACCGAGCGGGCGTCGAACCCGGCCAGACGGTCCTCGTGCAGGGCGCCGCCGGAGGAGTCGGCTCGGCCGTCCTCGACCTCGCCGCCGCGTTCGGCGCCCGCGCGATCGCAGTCGTCTCCACCGACGAGAAAGAGGCGATCGCTCGGCGCGCCGGAGCCGCCGAGGTCGTTCGCAGCGACGGGGACTGGCTCGCCGAGGTCAAGGAACTCACCGGCGGCCACGGCGTCGACGTCGTGTTCGACCCGGTCGGCGGCGACCGATTCACCGACTCGCTGCGGGCCCTCCGCACCGGCGGCACCCTCGTGGTGATCGGGTTCGTCGGCGGGTTGATCCCGACGGTGAAGGTCAATCGGCTGCTGCTCCGCAACCTCCGTGTCACGGGCATCTCGATGGACACCATGGACGCCGAGTACCCCGGCACCCTTCGACTCGTGCGCGACAGCGTGCAGGCACTGCTCGACGAGGGCCGGATCCACCCGATCGTCGGCGCGACCTACCCGATGGCGCAGGCGGACGACGCCCTGCAC